A single region of the Macadamia integrifolia cultivar HAES 741 unplaced genomic scaffold, SCU_Mint_v3 scaffold1248, whole genome shotgun sequence genome encodes:
- the LOC122063184 gene encoding ACD11 homolog protein yields the protein MSVINSVMGEESFEDPGTPLSAIADAFEELAKTISTSSEDLRLVPFSDACSLVSVLFGCLGIAFKFAELEYVAKVRDLVEASKTYGTLKNILDHDIANDSVRTPGSHSRNLRRVRQGLDLIRALFENFLTSDDLSLREAASTAYAQVCAPYHKWAVRTAVFAGMYALPTRQRLVEQLNETDHSVEKEMKRYIDASLPVIKYIDKLYISKNISLDW from the exons ATGAGCGTCATCAATAGCGTAATGGGTGAGGAGTCGTTCGAAGACCCCGGAACGCCCCTTTCCGCCATAGCAGATGCGTTTGAGGAGCTCGCTAAGACCATCTCTACAAGCTCCGAAGACCTTCGCTTGGTTCCTTTCTCTGATGCTTGTTCTCTTGTTTCTGTTCTCTTTGGATGCCTTGGCATCGCTTTCAAATTCGCCGAGTTGGAGTACGTCGCCAAG GTGCGAGATCTAGTAGAAGCATCAAAGACATATGGCACTCTAAAGAACATTCTTGATCATGATATTGCAAATGACTCAGTTAGAACCCCGGGGAGCCATTCACGTAATTTACGCAGAGTTAGACAGGGTCTTGACCTCATCAGAGCTTTGTTTGAAAATTTCCTTACATCTGA TGATTTATCTTTGAGGGAAGCAGCTTCAACAGCATATGCACAGGTCTGTGCTCCATACCACAAATGGGCAGTTAGGACGGCAGTTTTTGCTGGAATGTATGCACTTCCAACAAGGCAACGACTTGTGGAGCAGCTAAATGAAACAG ACCACTCGGTagagaaggaaatgaaaagGTATATTGATGCCTCCCTTCCAGTAATAAAATACATTGATAAGCTTTACATTTCAAAGAATATCAGCTTGGACTGGTGA